A region of the Candidatus Hydrogenedentota bacterium genome:
CTCAAAGCTTCCGCGCGCGGCCTGCCGATCGAATTCCTGGGTCGCCGCGACGACGTGCCCGATCTCATAGCCGCCTTTGACGTGCTTGTTGTGCCTTCCATCAACGAAGGCATGGGCCGCGTCATCCTGGAGGCGGGCGCGGCGGGCCTTCCCGTGGTCGCCACCCGCGTCGGTGGCATCCCCGATATCGTCGACGACGGCGAGACGGGCCTTCTGGTCGCGCCCCGATCGCCCGACGAACTGGCGCGCGCCGTCCTCGCCCTAGTACACTCCCCCGAGCGGCGCTGCCTCATGGGAGCCGCGGCCCGCGCCAAGGTAGTGCCCCACTACAGCCTGCAACACATGGTTCAACGGATTGAAGCCATCTACGAGGAATTGTTGAATGAGAGTGCCCCAGACCCCCGGTGACGAGTACCTGTCGAAGCAACGGCTCCTGGTCATTTCGCCCCACGCCGACGACGAAAGCTTCGGCTGCGCCGGCACCATGGCCCGCATCAAAGATCTCGGCGGCGAGGTCTACGTCATCTGCTGCTCTGTCGGCACCCTCAAGCACTACGACGGCAAAGACGAACTCGTGGACGGCCGCACGCGGGAGAAAGAATTCGAAGCCGTGATGGAGTACCTCAAGGTCGACGACTTCGAGTACCTCTATCGCGACGCCGACACGCACCTGCGCCTCGACACCATTCCCCGCCGCGATCTCATCGCCCTATTCGAGCGCGACGCCCGCCTCGCGCTGGACAAACTCCAGCCCACTATGCTCGCCATCCCGGTGTCGTCGTACAATCAGGACCACGAAGCCGTCTTCCGCGCCGCCTTCACGGCAGCCCGCCCCGGCGTGCCCAAAGACAAACCCATCCAGCCCCTCGTGCTGGGCTACAACAACACCTCCTTGTTCTGGAGCCTGGAGCACGAAAAGATCCACAT
Encoded here:
- a CDS encoding PIG-L family deacetylase; this translates as MRVPQTPGDEYLSKQRLLVISPHADDESFGCAGTMARIKDLGGEVYVICCSVGTLKHYDGKDELVDGRTREKEFEAVMEYLKVDDFEYLYRDADTHLRLDTIPRRDLIALFERDARLALDKLQPTMLAIPVSSYNQDHEAVFRAAFTAARPGVPKDKPIQPLVLGYNNTSLFWSLEHEKIHMNFYVDISDYLEQKLHALSLHSSQMRDPIHHSSVQNVEYTARLRGSEISVAAAEGFMLFRQIL